A single region of the Cereibacter sphaeroides 2.4.1 genome encodes:
- the dxs gene encoding 1-deoxy-D-xylulose-5-phosphate synthase: MTDRPCTPTLDRVTLPVDIKGLTDRELRSLADELRAETISAVSVTGGHLGAGLGVVELTVALHAIFDAPRDKIIWDVGHQCYPHKILTGRRDRIRTLRQGGGLSGFTKRSESPYDCFGAGHSSTSISAAVGFAAAREMGGDTGDAVAVIGDGSMSAGMAFEALNHGGHLKNRVIVILNDNEMSIAPPVGALSSYLSRLYAGAPFQDFKAAAKGALGLLPEPFQEGARRAKEMLKSVTVGGTLFEELGFSYVGPIDGHDLDQLLPVLRTVKQRAHAPVLIHVITKKGRGYAPAEAARDRGHATNKFNVLTGAQVKPVSNAPSYTKVFAQSLIKEAEVDERICAVTAAMPDGTGLNLFGERFPKRTFDVGIAEQHAVTFSAALAAGGMRPFCAIYSTFLQRGYDQIVHDVAIQRLPVRFAIDRAGLVGADGATHAGSFDVAFLSNLPGIVVMAAADEAELVHMVATAAAHDEGPIAFRYPRGDGVGVEMPVKGVPLQIGRGRVVSEGTRIALLSFGTRLAEVQVAAEALAARGISPTVADARFAKPLDRDLILQLAAHHEALITIEEGAIGGFGSHVAQLLAEAGVFDRGFRYRSMVLPDTFIDHNSAEVMYATAGLNAADIERKALETLGVEVLARRA; this comes from the coding sequence ATGACCGACAGACCCTGCACGCCGACGCTCGACCGGGTGACGCTCCCGGTGGACATAAAGGGCCTCACGGACCGTGAGTTGCGCTCGCTGGCCGACGAGCTGCGGGCCGAAACGATCTCGGCCGTGTCGGTGACGGGCGGGCATCTGGGCGCAGGCCTCGGCGTGGTGGAGTTGACGGTTGCGCTGCATGCGATCTTCGATGCGCCCCGCGACAAGATCATCTGGGACGTGGGCCACCAGTGCTACCCCCACAAGATCCTGACCGGGCGGCGCGACCGCATCCGCACCCTGCGGCAGGGCGGGGGTCTCTCGGGCTTCACCAAGCGCTCCGAGAGCCCCTATGACTGTTTCGGCGCGGGCCATTCCTCGACCTCGATCTCGGCCGCGGTGGGCTTTGCCGCGGCACGCGAGATGGGCGGCGACACGGGCGACGCGGTGGCGGTGATCGGCGACGGCTCGATGTCGGCCGGCATGGCCTTCGAGGCGCTGAACCACGGCGGGCACCTGAAGAACCGGGTGATCGTGATCCTGAACGACAACGAGATGAGCATCGCGCCGCCGGTGGGGGCGCTGTCGTCCTATCTCTCGCGGCTCTATGCGGGCGCGCCGTTCCAGGACTTCAAGGCGGCCGCCAAGGGAGCGCTCGGGCTTCTGCCCGAACCGTTCCAGGAGGGCGCGCGCCGCGCCAAGGAGATGCTGAAGAGCGTCACCGTCGGCGGCACGCTCTTCGAGGAGCTGGGTTTCTCCTATGTCGGCCCGATCGACGGGCACGATCTCGACCAGCTTCTGCCGGTGCTGCGGACCGTCAAGCAGCGGGCGCATGCGCCGGTGCTGATCCATGTCATCACCAAGAAGGGCAGGGGCTATGCTCCGGCCGAGGCCGCGCGCGACCGTGGCCATGCCACGAACAAGTTCAACGTCCTGACCGGCGCGCAGGTGAAGCCGGTCTCGAACGCCCCCTCCTATACCAAGGTCTTCGCCCAGAGCCTCATCAAGGAGGCCGAGGTCGACGAGCGGATCTGCGCGGTGACGGCCGCCATGCCGGACGGGACGGGGCTCAACCTCTTCGGCGAGCGGTTTCCGAAGCGCACCTTCGATGTGGGCATCGCGGAACAGCATGCGGTGACCTTCTCGGCGGCGCTTGCGGCAGGCGGCATGCGGCCCTTCTGCGCCATCTATTCCACCTTCCTCCAGCGCGGCTACGACCAGATCGTGCATGACGTGGCGATCCAGCGCCTGCCGGTGCGCTTTGCCATCGACCGCGCCGGCCTCGTGGGGGCGGACGGCGCCACCCATGCGGGCTCGTTCGATGTGGCCTTCCTGTCGAACCTGCCCGGCATCGTGGTGATGGCCGCCGCCGACGAGGCCGAGCTCGTCCATATGGTAGCCACCGCCGCCGCCCATGACGAAGGGCCCATCGCCTTCCGCTATCCGCGCGGCGACGGCGTGGGGGTCGAGATGCCGGTGAAGGGCGTGCCGCTCCAGATCGGCCGTGGCCGGGTGGTGAGCGAGGGCACGCGAATCGCGCTCCTGTCCTTCGGCACCCGTCTGGCCGAGGTGCAGGTGGCCGCCGAGGCGCTGGCTGCGCGCGGGATCTCTCCCACGGTTGCGGATGCGCGCTTTGCAAAGCCGCTCGACCGGGATCTGATCCTGCAGCTCGCGGCCCATCACGAGGCGCTCATTACCATCGAGGAGGGCGCCATCGGCGGCTTCGGCAGCCATGTGGCGCAGCTTCTGGCCGAGGCCGGGGTCTTCGACCGCGGCTTCCGGTATCGCTCGATGGTGCTGCCCGACACGTTCATCGACCACAACAGCGCCGAAGTGATGTATGCCACCGCCGGGCTGAATGCGGCCGACATAGAGCGGAAGGCGCTGGAGACGCTGGGGGTGGAGGTCCTCGCCCGCCGCGCCTGA